In the genome of Mangifera indica cultivar Alphonso chromosome 9, CATAS_Mindica_2.1, whole genome shotgun sequence, the window TCTATGGCAATATTGGTCATGGTGATACTCTTAGAAATCGAGCTGGTTCCACTGAGAATGAAATCCAGAAGGTATATAGTGGTCCACTTGAAACACCGGgaaattcaaatgaattaaaAGAGGTGTCAATGGATGTATTAGCAGTTACATTGAGCAATGCTGTTTCTCAGCGGTCAGATGGAAAGAAATATTCGGCCACAAGGTGGAAAAAAATATTGTGGAAATCTTGTGTTTACCTTGTAACTGTAGGAATGCTATTTTCTTTGCTTATTGGTCTCAACATGTCATGGACCGCAATTACTGCTGCACTTGCTCTTGTGGTCGTTGATTTCAAAGATGCTGGACCAAGCTTAGAAAAGGTAAAATCTGCAACAAGTATACTTCTTACTTCCTATGGTTTTGTACCAATAGTAGATCATGAATGTTGATTGCTAGTTGGAACATGTATAACATCTTGATCCAATAGTTAGACttattgttaagatattattcGCTTTAAAAATACGatttatcatgattttgtttttaatttttacaatcTAAAATAAATCTTGATAGCTTAGGAGCTTACAGACTATATAACCAATCTTGTCTTAGATTTGACTAAGAATGTtacaatatgtatataaatcTGTTAATCTTTTTTCACCAGGTATCTTACtcccttttaattttcttctgtGGAATGTTTATCACGGTGCATGGCTTTAACAAAACTGGAATTCCAAACGTTTTATGGAATTTGATGGAGCCCCATGCACACATTGATCATGCGAGTGGGATAGCAGTTCTTGCTGTTGTTATTCTTGTCCTGTCAAATGTGGCTTCCAATGTACCAACTGGTATGTTGCTCTTTCTCTTCTACAAATGTGTATCAGATTCCTTTATAGGGAAAAGAAACCTTGCAGTAAAACTTGCTGCATTCACCTTCACAAAGTTGGGAACCTTAATCATGGTTGGTTGAGATTCTTAATAGAAATCCAGAGAAACACAGGACCCAGGTCTACAATGACATGCATAATACATAAATCAAGTTTGGTTTTGCATCTTGACATACTTGGGGAGGGTTTACAAACATTAATAAGCATACACTATATGTGACGTTAATCGTTAAAAGTAGATTCAAACTGATTTAAATCAAGCTCAAAAtcatgatataataaaattttgtgtattcAGTTTTGAGTACCTAATTAGGTATTCAATTTTTTGCATATGATTTAAGTGTTAACatgatcaataaaactatatgtatatatttttaagtacataattaggtgcatagataatgtgtcatcacttgatttgatgattttgaattaaaaataaactaatagctaattatattatgacacatcatttgtgtatttaattatgtatttaaaagtgtgtatacataacattgttctaGCATGTGTGTTATAAAACAAGACTAAGGGTGGATACGAACCAAGCTGGGCTAGAGAATCCcttggctcgagtttggcttgaataaaaaatggtttggCTTGAGTTCGTATAGCCAAATTTAGGTCCAATTCGAGttcgattcgaataaaaaatgttttaacttGTTTGGTTCAGTTCAAATTGTTGGTTCTGATTTGTGGCTCGAGTTATTGgtttattgacaaaacgatgtcgttttagccaaataattttcaaaattacttattCAAGATGAACTGAGCTATAAATTCGACCTACCAATTTAATCAATGAATTTGAGCTGATTTGGGCCATGAATTCGAACCAAATTGAGCCACAAATTCTAGTCGAATACTTCTTAGCTTGAGTTTGGTTCAGTCTAAAAAGCAAGCGGAATTTTTTGCTCATATTTAGTTCGAATTCAAACCGAACTGAATTGAGCCGAGCCGGCTTAGATCATATCCTGGCCTTACAAGACTTACGTTTCAATCCACTGCTTGTactaactttttcttcttcactttaGTGCTCCTGCTTGGAGGTCGAGTAGCAGCGTCTGCAGCTGCAATTTCTGCAGTTGAGGAGAAGAAGGCATGGCTAATATTAGCTTGGGTGAGCACGGTAGCTGGGAACCTGTCATTGCTTGGATCAGCAGCCAATTTGATAGTCTGTGAACAAGCTCGCCGAGCTCCTCAAGTTAAATATACCTTATCCTTCTGGAATCACCTCAAATTCGGGCTCCCCTCAACCCTCATCATTACGGCTATTGGCTTGACGTTGATAAAGTAATTAAGTCTCATCTCCTTCTTCTTCAGCAGAATCTTACTTCCAACAAAGCTGCTTCACTGTACAGCTTTAGATTATGATCTAGAGTAAAGAAAAACGTTTTTCTTGCTCAGAATGGTTGCCAGTCTCCGTTTCAGTTGTTTCTGATGAACTGTAACTTTTGTTGTTTCGTGTTTGCTTTATTTTCGAGTGTAatcttaaaaacaaaataaatttcttgACTATTATGCTGTCTGTTATATGGTACACCGCTAGGTTTGAGTTAGATTGAATATATCAAACTCGCTTCAAAAGTGTTCGAGCTTAgtttgattaagttttaaactCGGTTTAgtattaaaacaacgttgttttaatacaaattGGTTAAAACGACctcattttctattaaatttttcatgtttGTAAGCTTGATGAACCAAACACCCTTAAAACTTAAgctctaaaatattaaattctcaAGCTCGAACTAGGAATATAGTGAAGAAATTTTAGACCTAATtagtaaaaacttaaattattcGTGTTTAATTCGTGTTTTAAACACATCGttctaaatttttgaatctaaaatgtattaaacacGTATTTTATACGTTTCTCATATTAAATGcgtattttttttcatattttacatttttttgttataaataaatttttaaagtacaaaaatatcccttacattttcaattaattatcattatgtcataactatataaaacaaaaaattcaattttttgtcatccaaataCCTAATctctcttgataattttttgtgataattgaattttgattatatattatattatattatatttaacaatcaattagatactttatatttgaattattgaccaaaaaatatatgaaaaatgctaaaattattattgatattatcatattttagaaacgtattattgacgatatatcaaattaaatctatatatatgttttgtatcGAAATTTTacgacttttttttttataaaaatatttttcatcatttatcgtattatactcatataattctaatacatttttttttccgttCCGTATTTGTTAAGTAGGATTCCAAAAGGACTAAAAATTATAGATTAACCTAATTTGAATATAACTTCACTTCAATAATCCAATAAATACGAAGGATTGTATGAGAAAATGTGGCATGATCAAACCATATTAAAAATGCAGTgttctatttctttttatttcacttTATCTTATTCTCAATTTATCATAGTAAACACATTAGAATCATTTTAGATTCTCAAAATTGCATAGATAAGTTGGGAACAAAAGATCATTATTTGTTTCTCAATCAAGTGTCAAATCTGCTTTCTATCCTCTTATCAACTAATTATCCACtaaataaatcattataatCCTAAATCATATGTTCGTCACACCTGTCAATCAgtcatagatttttttttttgataatcgGGAATTTTACCGTATTATCCACAATCATTACatcagataaattaaagtttcataagtatgataaagagttaaattcaaacctttactttaaaaattctaataatctaCCAGTTTTGTTGACTTTTGAGGCGGTCATGGAAAATATTACTTCTTCGACAATGTTGTAAAGTGAAAAAAGTAAATACagaataaatatgtaaaaacaTGGGCATCTGGCATTATTTTAAGTCTTCTAGTCATTTCACGTGGGCTAACAACAATTAATCTGTCTGTGCCTTGAGGAATGGTGACTGAAAATGGGAGGCTCCCGAGTTAATGGAGGCACATATTATCATCCTTTCACTATACTTAATCAAGAATGAATGATTCAAATCAAAGAAAACACTCAAAACTGATATGGGTTttcaccatgcatgcatgcagaTAAGGCCATTGCTGATTTCGTAGTGAAAAGAGAAAGTTTCTTGAGTCTGGAGAATCATAGTTGCTCTTACTTCAACACTTGGAACCAAAAAGAAGCTCATTTTGCAGTGACACTGCGTTAATCAGGTAACCATTTTGAGCTTTTTCTTTCTGCttttttaaagttgtttgaCTGTAAAGAAGGTTATCGAGTTTCTGTATTCTGGTTTGTTGGGTTTGTGCTCAGAGTGTTATGGAAGAACTGGCACCCTCACAATCAATGGTTACATAGTGTCATTAATGGAATGAAAAATGTTCTTAGTAAGAGGAATAATATCGTCCAATAAGAATTTGAATCTCGCTTGAGATAAGCTGAATTAGCTTGGTTTAAGCCCACCAAACCTAGTTGAGAGGAGATTTCAACTTTTTTACTTTTCATGGGATACAAATTTGACCTTAGCTTAATTTGAAAGAGTTGTAAGTCGTGTTTGATCGATAATCGTTGTCTTATTAGGGGAGGTTTGTTGTATATAAATGTGAGGAAAAATCTTAACTAATTTTTGAGATGTATAAGTCTCAAAGACACTTTCAATCAATTAAGTGTACAAAATTTATGTTCAACAGGTTTTAAAGGTGACTTTTCAATGTCCACAATTTCATTTATCTAAGGTGGGCTTGGCATTTGGTACTAGATACGTCAAGGGGTTgagttgatttgagtttgagccCCCATTTTTGGCACAATCCACGGGGCCCCACACACATTGTAGCATCCCACAAACTAGCTCACGAGCTGTGTTGCAAGTTGTAAAGTTTGACCCATGAGCTAGTTTAGCCTGACATGACATTAagcacaaattttaaaaaatttattaattattttaaaaaatttattattacataaaaaacctaaataatttACATCTATATTAAAATGTGATCAACCACATCGAATAGATACAATTTCAAGTTCATTAGACCCATAATTATTAGATCGGATGACTCAAGAGTTTTATCTTACTTTAAAACCAATGATTTTTCAACCTAATCCCTCTTGAAACTGTATGagaattttataacttttgtcAATCAAACTACCATTTGGGGGCAAAACTCAGGTGTAATTGCAGTTGGAAACTTGATATTCATCtgatttttatttgtgttttggaGGTTGTAGGTGTCCTATTCCCTTCTAGTTTTCTTCTGTGGAATGCTCATCACTGTGGAGGGCTTTGACAGAACAGGATTTCCAAGCCTTTTATGGGATTCTGTGgaaaaatacacaaatattGACACTACCTCTGGAGTTGCAGTTGTCTCCCTTGTCATCCTTGTTCTTTCAAATGTGCCAACTGGTATTCATCTTTCACTTCTCAACTTGTTCTACTCGAATCTTAAGGATGGATTTGAATGAGCCGTTTTGGGCTCGAACAAGTAAAACTTGAACTAAACTGCAAGTCACCAACATTAATGTAAAGAGGAGTATTTTGTATTGAAGTGAACATGTTTGCATTGTTTGTGTTAGTTCTGTTGCTGGGACACCGGATGGCCGCTGCTGCAGCCATGGTTTCTCCGGGCAGTGAGAAGAAGGCATGGCTGATTTTGGCGTGGGTGAGCACCGTGGCCGGAAACCTATCACTGCTGGGATCAGCTGCCAACTTGATAGTCTGTGAGCAGGCTCGCCGTGCAGCTCTTCCTCCTCTTGGCTACACTTTGACCTTTGGGAACCATCTCAAATTTGGACTTCCCTCCACGCTCATCGTCACTGCCGTTGGCTTGAACATCATCAAATAAACTTCATGTAATCGTacttaaattagtatttattttttatttatataatattacctTTATTTCAATTACATAAGAGATGAACCATGAATGCATATTTTGATGATGTGTCTTTATATTGCAAGATCATTGCTCCAATACCTTGGTTTACTTTCATCgtagttttgattttgaattttataatttaaaatatgttttaacaGTTTGATgagttaataaattattcaattaattaaatttttttatttctaaacaatatgaaatatatagataaagtgTAAATAAACTTAtcatctcttttatattttatcgatatgaaattttttaaatgtgttatatatataattagatatttttaaattaaaaataaaataatatctaattatatgataataaattttatatatatctaaataatataaaaaaaatgtccgTATatttagggctggactcgagccgagccagctcgagctcgaactcggctCGGATTGGctcgataaattttttttttaattttttatacaaaacgacatcgttttgattcatatatatacaaaacgatgtcgttttgatataaaaaacgagttGAGCCGAACTgtaaacgagccgagccgagccaagttcggctcgagcttgactcgagccgaacttgagccggccataaataaactgagccgagctcggctcgactcgaatccagccgTACGTATATTATTACTCTTTTTTGGAAATAATTTTTGGGCCTCCAAGAGAAGCCCAATTTTGTCAAGTTTTGATAAATCAAAGCAATTGAACGGTCAGTTATCAATTGTTCCAACTAGGGGTGAATTCGAATTAATtagtttcaattaaaatttatagtttaattagagattgatttatttgttaataagataatattattcatcttgtcaataacattatttatctcTATAAGACATTGTTCAATCTATTAATAGTCCTTCGATGATACTATATATCAGTTcgaataagtttaaattaaatattataaatttgatttaaacttaaacttaatttacACGTAACTTGATTCGAATTGAACCTATGTCTAGCTATTAAACCCGAAAGATGGGCCAAACCTAGCCCAAAGAACTTCAGGTAGACCAACTATAATTCTGacccaaaattttcaaaaaattatatttgtggCCTTTTCGCAAGCACTAATTCTGAGATGAAATTTTGACTCGGCGGATGCATGATATTTGAGCCTGTTACATCATCCGTACAATGTCACACGTGCCATTCATTAAAcaaattttggccaaatgacaatgttccacccaaagtttaatgaaatgacattacttttttaaatttggaaaaaccATTTGCCTACCCTTCTGATCAATTGTGGCTAAATaaatttgctaattttttttataaaattcttaaaaagacaaaaaataaaaaactctcACGTTAaataacccttaaaattttataaaaattttttgcacacttaatatattttaatttcaattaaaaataatataaaaatattgttaatacAATTACagatataaatgttaataatgtataatcatatatttatggacaaacttaattttaaaaatgttacaaaTGTGAATGAAATTTTTCAAGGGGgtttggaaattaaaataaaagtttagggtgtttttgaatttttaaaattttaataatacaaagtagtttaaaaaatgatagttatacatctaaaaaactaaacaaaaattaattatataaatattacattacaAACTATTAGGGTTataatatatatccaaaataagtaTAGGTGGCAAATGGGCAAGTCGGGCCAAGTCAATACGATTACGGGTAAAACAAGATGAGTTATATGAATAATGATTTCTAAAACTCGTATCCGACCTTATAAGTACAAGTAAACCCACAAATTAccgttaatattaattttttactgtttctcttttatttttattattttaatatattctttttgtaattttcaatattttatctttaagtaCATAACTATtgcatgaaaatgaaaatttaccttaaattacaaaaatgttttttataaatttgaaaaattttagtattaaatacGAAATAAATATTGATAACAAAGTGTTtaatacttatattttttaaatttgttttcaatacaataaattttttaattttagggtgaatttgagttcatttcATGTCAAGAGAagggaaaatatttaaaatttgtgttGGGTATATTGTAAGTTTAATGTTGAAGGAGAGGAAaagataagttaaaaaaaaaagtgacttGTGGGCATACCTAGTTTGtccacaaaaaattattatttgcaaatacaaatcaaaaaaatctaaaattagtATCCATATTTAGATAGTTACTCGTGGATCTTATAAATAACCGATTTGTTTTACCACATCTAAAGACTGGATAAAGTAAATAGACATTTACactgttataatattattattataataatattttaagccTCGAGTATAAATGACAAttcattttactattattataatatttaaataaaataacataaatatcaCTTTACTAAAGATTAGATCGATAGATAATATTGAAAGGATGAATTGAATTATCAACAAAcctttgaattcaaactaaattatagttttatctCGAATTTGGATCATTCGAGTTGACGTGGAATTCAACAAACACATGGTAAGCTAATAAATATGAAGTATGAATGTGGGAATGGCTATTGATGTGATgcgagaaggagaagaagaagaagaacaaaataaCACGACAAGTTGGGAAGTCAATAAACATGATAAGTGAGTAAAGGTGGGGCACTTGGCACGTGCTGTGTGATTCAAATCTTCTACATTCATCTCCCCTTTCTTCATCCACACactttttttgtaattatcCACACACTTTTTCATCTCTCcagggttagatttgaattgagtttatttaaattttaatttaagtttaatttgaacaagcttaaaatgaattaatcataatcaaacttaatcaagctcaagctcaaactcgaactattcatcaaattttttaataaaaaattttgatacaaaacgatgtcgttttaattaatatgtattaaaacgacatcatttaaATAAcgaaaaataattcaaactgagttcaaacttggttttcacgagtttgaactcgaactcagttatatataaatcgagtcaaactcgagctcaaacgagcttaaatttaattcagttcGAATCTAACTATAATCTCTCATTAATTTCCCTAATTCATTTTtgtaagttttaaatttggatttaaaTCGACTAGGTATAAAATATAAGATACTAAATTGCatagttaaattaaatataaaatcaaaattaagaatataaataaattattcaagtcatattttcaaaaccaaagatctttaaaaattatctaaaatttgaagATATGTTATGACAGGTTTTCTGTTTCAAAAACTTCTTTATGATGACTTTGAATGGATGaatgtatcaaaattaaattttagagtgGAGCCCTAATCTATTTATAAGAGATTATTTAGACTTTTCCATAAAGATCCAATAACCAAAGACTCATATTAAACCGTTTACTCAGACTGATAACCTTTAAAGTATATTggacatatttttattaatcactcaaattcatttataaataggCATTAGACAATTCAATTATCCGAATTTACgaaatcaaaacataattaatgttagtctatatcaaaaatttctaacaattttattatttttcaaaaattaatattatatgtatatatgttttataaataattttggtatataaataatacataattatatgattgagtgtaattttatctttaatttaaaattatttaattatataatgacatattatttatatatttaaattatatattaaaaatatatacgtgtaattttattattttccaaaataattCCTCTGTTtcttcaatcatataatgattttCTTCAtgtattgaataatataaaaatagtaatattattaaagtGATTACTCAAATTTGAGGGCTTCGGACATCATcgaattagaatttttttgttttaataacttttttttcttcaatgatttttttttttattatcctttttcttcttcctattGTCATTGTTCACGATTTAAATTAgtgtaaactcaaatttaagccCAAATCTATACTTATTTACATCCCTAAAattgcttttatatatacacacatgcaCAAATATAAAGATATCTTTATTGTGTCATGAtgtacaatatttttattataagaaaggatattttatattattttctcgtaataataattattaaaaacaaaaaataaaaaccgtCACAAAAAAGACTGATGATTAGACATAAAATCTCATGTGTAAAATAAGAGAATTTAGGTTTGATTCCAC includes:
- the LOC123225288 gene encoding silicon efflux transporter LSI2-like, producing the protein MAMASLVKVILGSIAFAIFWVLAVFPAVPFLPVGRTAGSLLGAMLMVIFRVVTPDEAYDAIDLPILGLLFGTMVVSVYLERADMFKYLGKLLSWKSKGAKDLICRICLISAMSSALFTNDTSCVVLTEFVLKIARQHNLPPHPFLIALASSANIGSSATPIGNPQNLVIAIQGKLSFGKFLIGVLPAMLVGVFVNAVLILLMYWRVLTSQKDEEDAIADTVAEEDVNSHRFSPATMSHVTSLNSQEWHSKVGSFNLQSSDNVYGNIGHGDTLRNRAGSTENEIQKVYSGPLETPGNSNELKEVSMDVLAVTLSNAVSQRSDGKKYSATRWKKILWKSCVYLVTVGMLFSLLIGLNMSWTAITAALALVVVDFKDAGPSLEKVSYSLLIFFCGMFITVHGFNKTGIPNVLWNLMEPHAHIDHASGIAVLAVVILVLSNVASNVPTVLLLGGRVAASAAAISAVEEKKAWLILAWVSTVAGNLSLLGSAANLIVCEQARRAPQVKYTLSFWNHLKFGLPSTLIITAIGLTLIK
- the LOC123225646 gene encoding silicon efflux transporter LSI2-like encodes the protein MLITVEGFDRTGFPSLLWDSVEKYTNIDTTSGVAVVSLVILVLSNVPTVLLLGHRMAAAAAMVSPGSEKKAWLILAWVSTVAGNLSLLGSAANLIVCEQARRAALPPLGYTLTFGNHLKFGLPSTLIVTAVGLNIIK